In Malus sylvestris chromosome 16, drMalSylv7.2, whole genome shotgun sequence, the following are encoded in one genomic region:
- the LOC126607395 gene encoding uncharacterized protein LOC126607395, whose translation MTVILSRPFLSLPVKNRRFNKSRPSASPSISCFNSRHSFKRDYTSVMIVPTGIGAAIGGYAGDALPVARTLSSVVDCLITHPNVLNAAMLYWPMPNALYVEGYALDRFAEGLWGLMPVHQNKVGLVLDCGIEEELRVRHLQVADAARASLGLPVVEYVVTDTPLQVEKWVDPKTGQSTGRIKHPDSLLRAVQALVKRSQVNAIAVVGRFPDDDDVQDTDDYRQGMGIDLLAGVEAVISHLVVKEFQIPCAHAPALSPLPMTPSLCPKSAAEELGYTFLPCVLAGLSNAPQYLVKNSESENGCILASDVDSVILPIDAFGGHGALAFARSKRNKPLIIAVEENVTVLDDTPDKFGIEAVNVSNYWEAIGVIAAHKAGVNPHSLRRNRIKNLQQTSLSPANGYAIKMPQ comes from the exons ATGACAGTAATTCTGAGCCGTCCGTTCCTCTCCTTGCCCGTCAAAAACCGACGCTTCAACAAATCCCGACCGTCCGCTTCACCAAGCATCTCATGCTTCAATTCCCGGCACTCCTTCAAG AGAGACTACACGAGCGTAATGATAGTCCCGACCGGGATTGGAGCCGCCATTGGCGGATACGCCGGCGACGCCCTGCCCGTCGCCCGCACTCTCTCCTCCGTCGTCGATTGCCTCATCACTCACCCCAAC GTGCTGAATGCGGCGATGCTCTACTGGCCAATGCCGAATGCATTGTACGTCGAAGGCTATGCCCTTGACCGCTTTGCTGAAGGCCTATGGGGCCTCATGCCTGTTCACCAAAACAAG GTGGGTTTGGTTCTTGATTGTGGCATCGAGGAGGAGCTTCGTGTTCGCCATTTGCAAGTGGCGGATGCTGCGAGGGCTTCCCTTGGCTTGCCTGTTGTTGAATATGTTGTCACTGACACTCCATTGCAG GTAGAGAAGTGGGTTGATCCAAAAACTGGGCAATCAACAGGGAGGATTAAGCACCCTGATTCACTATTGAGGGCTGTGCAGGCTTTAGTTAAACGCTCGCAAGTAAATGCTATTGCAGTTGTTGGACGCTTCCCTGACGATGATGATGTTCAAGACACAGACGATTATCGACAAGGGATG GGAATTGATCTATTGGCAGGGGTTGAGGCAGTTATAAGCCATCTAGTGGTGAAGGAGTTCCAAATTCCTTGTGCACATGCTCCTGCTTTATCACCCCTTCCCATGACCCCATCTCTATGCCCAAAATCAGCTGCTGAGGAG TTGGGGTACACATTCTTGCCATGTGTGCTTGCTGGGCTTAGTAATGCACCACAATACTTGGTAAAGAACTCTGAGTCGGAGAATGGTTGCATACTTGCTAGTGATGTTGATAGCGTCATCCTTCCTATAGATGCTTTTGGAGGACATGGCGCTCTTGCTTTTGCACGAAGCAAGAGAAACAAG CCACTTATAATTGCTGTGGAGGAAAATGTAACAGTCCTTGATGATACACCAGATAAATTTGGGATTGAAGCG GTCAATGTCTCAAACTATTGGGAAGCAATTGGTGTCATTGCAGCACACAAGGCTGGAGTAAATCCGCATTCTCTACGAAGAAATAGGATTAAGAATCTTCAACAAACTTCTCTGTCGCCTGCCAATGGTTATGCCATTAAAATGCCACAGTAA
- the LOC126609412 gene encoding heavy metal-associated isoprenylated plant protein 37-like: MTKDDDFKLLKIQTCILKVNIHCDGCKQKVKKLLQRIEGVYQVKIDSDQQKVTVSGSVDSATLIKKLLRAGKHAEIWSQKSNNQSQKGNNNCIKDDKNNNNNKGQKQGNLKNFEAFKNQQKFPSFSSEEDDDFLDDEEESEEDKLRFIRGMLRQQQQQANDANNANAKRNAGVINAAAAAPNNVKMMNNIVGSVNPGKKGGPPNQNMKANPGGIDPKTMAALKMNINNGEAKRGNMNDLSAMMNLAGFHGNAAANAAALEANPNVLGGFQAQANPNAAGFPGGGYTTGQIGQQHPSSILMNPNGYTHPSQMMNMQGRQAAMQQQPQMMYHRSPLVPPSTGYHNYYPSPGPTFSPTAAAYPYGGEPSYGSNNTAAHMFSDENTSSCSIM; the protein is encoded by the exons ATGACCAAAGACGATGACTTTAAGCTCCTCAAAATCCAG ACTTGTATTCTCAAAGTGAACATTCACTGTGATGGTTGTAAACAGAAAGTCAAGAAACTCCTTCAGAGAATTGAAG GTGTTTACCAAGTGAAAATAGATTCTGATCAGCAGAAAGTCACAGTTTCTGGAAGTGTGGATTCTGCAACTTTGATCAAGAAACTGCTCAGAGCTGGGAAACATGCTGAGATCTGGTCCCAGAAATCTAATAACCAAAGCCAGAAGGGAAACAACAACTGCATCAAAGATGacaagaacaacaacaacaacaaagggcAGAAACAGGGCAACCTCAAGAACTTCGAAGCCTTCAAAAACCAGCAAAAGTTTCCGTCTTTCAGCTCCGAGGAAGATGATGACTTCTTAGACGATGAGGAAGAAAGCGAGGAGGACAAGCTGCGATTTATCCGTGGGATGCTcaggcagcagcagcagcaagcaAATGATGCAAACAATGCAAATGCAAAGAGAAATGCTGGAGTGATCAACGCAGCTGCTGCAGCTCCCAACAATGTGAAGATGATGAACAACATTGTTGGAAGTGTGAATCCCGGGAAGAAAGGTGGGCCCCCGAATCAGAACATGAAGGCGAATCCAGGCGGGATTGATCCGAAAACAATGGCCGCCCTGAAGATGAACATCAATAACGGCGAAGCTAAAAGAGGAAACATGAATGACCTGAGTGCGATGATGAATTTGGCCGGTTTTCATGGAAATGCTGCTGCAAATGCAGCTGCTTTGGAGGCAAATCCCAATGTTCTTGGAGGGTTTCAGGCTCAGGCAAACCCTAATGCAGCAGGTTTCCCAGGTGGTGGATATACCACGGGGCAAATTGGTCAACAACACCCATCTTCTATCCTGATGAATCCAAATGGGTACACCCACCCATCACAGATGATGAATATGCAGGGTAGGCAAGCAGCAATGCAGCAACAGCCACAGATGATGTATCATAGGTCTCCCTTGGTTCCTCCTAGTACTGGCTACCACAATTACTATCCTAGCCCCGGCCCTACCTTTTCCCCTACAGCCGCCGCATACCCCTACGGCGGTGAGCCTAGTTACGGCAGTAATAACACTGCTGCTCACATGTTCAGTGATGAGAACACCAGCAGCTGTTCAATCATGTAA
- the LOC126607394 gene encoding multicopper oxidase LPR1-like, whose product MVSAHQRVLVLLISFLGVLLETSWAAEQLVNLTRLHMFVDELPDMPLLKGFDIVDGVPKPKSLKIGMYMKKWRFHRDLPATPVFAYGTRKRTATVPGPTIEALQGIDTFVTWRNYLPSKHILPWDPTIPTALPATNKGVPTVVHLHGGIHEPASDGSAEAWFTAKFKARGPSWPKRRYRYRNQQQPGNLWYHDHAMGLTRVNLLAGLIGAYIVRQPEVEDPLRLPSGEFDRTLVVFDRSFRTDGSIYMNSTGNNPSIHPQWQPEYFGDAIIVNGKAWPQLKVRRRKYRFRIINASNARFFRFFFANGLRFIHVGADSAYLGKPVGTKDILLAPSEIADVVVDFSKSKNANAILANDAPYPYPSGDPVNTANSKVMQFVIVDHSELDTSHVPARLIQYPVPDLSSASRTRYIAMYEYTSDADEPTHLYLNGKSYEAPATEIAKAGTGEVWNVINLTEDNHPLHIHLGLFVALEQRELVNVEKFKDCMNKLNDAVKCQISKYAVGKRVEVPAHEKGWKNVFKMRPGTVTKIFLRFAYIHSNASYEFDPTAKPGYVYHCHILDHEDNAMMRPLKIVH is encoded by the exons atggttagTGCTCATCAGAGAGTTTTGGTGTTATTAATATCTTTTCTCGGGGTGCTTTTGGAGACTTCATGGGCGGCAGAGCAGCTTGTAAATCTGACCAGGCTGCACATGTTTGTGGATGAACTTCCCGATATGCCCCTACTCAAAGGCTTTGATATTGTAGATGGTGTTCCCAAACCCAAGTCATTAAAAATTGGCATGTACATGAAAAAATGG aGATTCCACAGAGACCTTCCGGCGACGCCAGTGTTCGCCTACGGTACACGTAAGCGCACAGCAACAGTGCCTGGTCCTACAATCGAAGCCCTCCAAGGAATCGATACTTTCGTGACGTGGCGTAATTACCTCCCCTCCAAACACATTCTGCCTTGGGATCCCACCATTCCAACGGCCCTACCCGCTACCAACAAGGGCGTTCCTACTGTGGTGCACCTCCACGGCGGCATCCATGAACCCGCAAGCGATGGTAGCGCAGAAGCATGGTTCACCGCCAAATTCAAAGCCCGTGGGCCCTCTTGGCCGAAGCGAAGATATCGCTACCGCAACCAGCAACAACCCGGGAACCTGTGGTACCATGATCACGCCATGGGGTTGACTAGAGTCAACCTCCTCGCTGGCTTGATTGGGGCCTACATTGTCCGTCAGCCGGAAGTCGAAGACCCGCTTCGACTCCCAAGCGGCGAATTTGATCGAACGCTAGTGGTGTTCGATCGTAGCTTTCGCACCGACGGTTCGATATACATGAACTCTACCGGAAACAATCCCTCCATACACCCGCAGTGGCAGCCGGAATATTTTGGTGACGCCATTATTGTGAATGGGAAGGCATGGCCGCAGTTGAAGGTACGACGTCGTAAATACAGGTTCCGAATTATCAACGCTAGCAATGCGAGGTTCTTCAGATTCTTCTTCGCCAACGGTTTGAGATTCATCCACGTGGGGGCTGATTCGGCGTACCTTGGGAAACCGGTGGGGACCAAGGACATTTTGCTGGCGCCTTCTGAGATCGCTGACGTGGTGGTTGACTTTTCGAAGTCCAAGAATGCCAACGCTATCCTAGCCAATGATGCACCGTATCCTTATCCGTCGGGTGATCCCGTTAACACTGCTAACAGTAAGGTCATGCAGTTTGTGATTGTTGACCATTCAGAGCTGGACACGTCGCACGTTCCAGCGAGGTTAATTCAGTACCCCGTTCCTGATTTATCGAGTGCATCGCGCACACGATACATCGCAATGTATGAGTACACGAGTGACGCTGATGAGCCGACACATCTTTATTTGAACGGGAAATCTTACGAGGCACCGGCAACGGAGATCGCGAAAGCGGGGACCGGTGAGGTGTGGAACGTGATCAATCTGACGGAGGACAACCATCCGTTACACATTCACTTGGGACTGTTCGTTGCATTGGAGCAGAGGGAGTTGGTGAATGTAGAGAAGTTTAAAGATTGCATGAATAAATTAAACGACGCCGTCAAGTGCCAAATAAGCAAATATGCCGTTGGCAAGAGAGTAGAGGTGCCAGCTCACGAGAAAGGTTGGAAGAATGTGTTTAAGATGAGACCCGGTACTGTGACAAAGATATTTTTGAGATTTGCTTACATACACTCGAATGCATCGTATGAGTTTGATCCTACTGCGAAGCCTGGTTACGTGTACCATTGCCAT ATCTTGGATCATGAGGACAATGCCATGATGAGACCATTGAAAATTGTCCATTGA
- the LOC126609024 gene encoding heavy metal-associated isoprenylated plant protein 20-like, producing the protein MGALDALSDYFTISKPRKKRKPMQTVEIKVKMDCDGCERRVKNAVTNMKGAKQVEVNRKQSKVTVTGYVEPNKVLKKVKSTGKKAEIWPYVAYNLVAYPYVAGAYDKKAPSGYVRNVTQALPGPNAPDDKYTSMFSDENPHACSIM; encoded by the exons ATGGGTGCTCTGGATGCTCTTTCAGACTATTTCACAATCTCAAAACCAAGGAAGAAACGAAAGCCAATGCAG ACGGTTGAAATCAAGGTGAAAATGGACTGTGATGGCTGTGAAAGGAGAGTAAAAAATGCTGTTACTAACATGAAAG GGGCTAAGCAAGTGGAGGTGAACAGAAAGCAGAGCAAAGTGACGGTGACGGGATACGTGGAGCCAAacaaggtgttaaagaaagtgaAGAGCACAGGGAAGAAGGCAGAGATTTGGCCGTACGTGGCTTACAACTTGGTGGCATATCCTTATGTCGCCGGAGCTTATGACAAGAAGGCTCCCTCCGGCTACGTGAGGAACGTGACTCAGGCACTTCCGGGCCCGAATGCGCCGGACGACAAGTATACCTCTATGTTTAGCGACGAAAATCCACATGCTTGTTCTATCATGTGA
- the LOC126608255 gene encoding beta-glucuronosyltransferase GlcAT14A-like, which produces MGAEKKWLLTLFSATFLSLLLLLLSSISAFSSPKPFPSIVQHGSHYPPAFAYYIWGGRGDRARIFRLLLAVYHPRNRYLLHLSADESEEERRRLAAAIKAVPAIQAFGNVDVVGKPDRITYMGSTNIATTLRAAAILLKVDSGWDWFVTLSAMDYPLITQDDLSHVFSSVRRDLNFIDHTSDLGWKELHRVQPIVVDPATYLARRSQIFHATEKRKTPDAFKVFTGSPWVTLSRSFLEFCILGWDNLPRTLLMYFTNVILSQEGYFHSVICNSPEYKNTTVNSDLRYMIWDTPPKMEPHFLNTSDFDQMIQSGAAFARQFEKDDPVLDMVDKKILKRGRNRAAPGAWCSGWKSWWMDPCTHWGDANILKPGPQAKKFEESITNLLDDWNAQSNQCQ; this is translated from the exons ATGGGAGCTGAGAAGAAATGGCTCCTAACGCTCTTCTCAGCCACattcctctctctccttctcctccttctcTCCTCCATCTCCGCCTTCAGCTCCCCCAAACCCTTCCCTTCAATTGTCCAGCACGGCTCTCACTACCCGCCCGCTTTCGCTTACTACATATGGGGCGGCCGCGGCGATAGGGCTCGGATCTTCCGGCTGCTGCTCGCCGTCTACCATCCCCGAAATCGATACTTGTTGCATCTTTCGGCTGACGAATCTGAAGAAGAGCGCCGCCGCCTTGCCGCCGCTATCAAGGCTGTGCCTGCAATTCAGGCGTTTGGGAATGTGGATGTGGTGGGCAAGCCTGATCGAATCACTTACATGGGGTCCACAAATATTGCCACCACGTTGCGCGCGGCGGCGATTTTGTTGAAGGTTGATAGTGGGTGGGATTGGTTCGTCACTTTGAGCGCCATGGATTATCCACTTATCACCCAGGACg ATCTGTCTCATGTATTCTCATCTGTCAGAAGAGATCTCAATTTTATTGATCACACTAGTGACCTTGGATGGAAAGA GTTGCATAGGGTCCAGCCAATAGTAGTTGATCCGGCAACATACCTAGCCAGAAGGAGCCAAATTTTTCATGCTACAGAGAAGCGGAAAACCCCTGATGCTTTTAAAGTATTCACAG GTTCCCCATGGGTCACTCTGAGCAGATCATTTCTGGAATTTTGCATTCTTGGTTGGGATAACCTTCCCCGAACCCTGCTCATGTACTTTACAAATGTGATATTGTCGCAGGAAGGATATTTCCATTCAGTTATATGCAATTCACCAGAGTACAAGAACACCACTGTGAACAGTGATCTAAGATACATGATCTGGGACACACCTCCAAAAATGGAACCCCACTTCCTCAACACCTCGGATTTTGATCAAATGATTCAAAGTGGAGCTGCTTTTGCCCGACAATTTGAGAAAGATGACCCTGTGCTGGACATGGTCGATAAAAAAATCCTCAAGCGTGGGAGAAATCGAGCTGCCCCGGGGGCATGGTGCTCGGGCTGGAAAAGCTGGTGGATGGATCCGTGCACTCATTGGGGTGACGCCAATATCTTGAAGCCTGGGCCTCAAGCAAAGAAGTTTGAAGAGTCGATTACTAACCTTCTCGATGACTGGaatgcacaatcaaatcaatgCCAATGA